In Trichlorobacter lovleyi, the DNA window TGGTGGTGCAGCCGGCCTGACGGGCCACTTCCAGCGCCTTCTGCACGTTGGGGGAGTTGCCGCTGGTGGAAATACCGATCACGGCGTCACCCGGCACCGCCAGTGCCTCGACCTGACGGGAGAAGATCCGCTCATAACCGTAGTCGTTTCCGATGGCAGTTATGATGGAGGTGTCGGTTGAAAGGGCAATGGCCGGCAGGCCGGGGCGTTCAATCCTGAAGCGGCTGACAATCTCTCCGGCAAAGTGCTGGGCGTCGGCTGCTGAACCGCCGTTGCCCATGATCAGGAGTTTGTTGCCGATCTTGAAGGTCTCAATCAGGCGCTCCGCAAGCTCTGCCACCGGAGCTGTCAGTTCGGCCTCCATCTTCTGAAACAGGGCCAGGTGCTCCTGGAGTTGCTTGGTGATAAACGATTGCATGAACTGCCTCCTTTAGGGGTGAGCCAGGTGAGTCAGGGTGGTGGCTGGAAGTGCTGTATCATAGCCGGGAAACGGAATGCCGTCCAGACCGCAGACAGGCTGCAGCCCGGGATGCTGTTTGAGAAGCGCGGCCATGCCGCGGGTCAGGCTGCGTAACGGGCTGAGCAGGGAAAGCCTGTGGATGGTCACTCCGCAGTGTAGGCAGGCAGCCCCATGCTGCAGCGCTGACAGGTACTGGCGGCGGTGCAGGAACAGCTCCAGGCGGTGACCTCGCCGTGCTGCTGCCAGCAACTGCTCCAGCAGGGCGTGCAGATGGGCCTCTTCGGTATCCTTGGGCAGATAGATGGCAACATGCTGCTGCTCTCCCCAGCGTTGCCGAAAGGTGGTAATGGCGGCCTCTTCCTGCTTCCGGCGCCGTTCACGCGAGCCAAAGATGGTGGCCGGCTCCGCATCGGAGGTTACTCCCGGCAGCAGACAGGTTCTGAAACCATGGGCATCAGCGCGGTGGCGGTAATCCCGCAGACACCAGGGGCCGCTGTCCAGCTCTTCATCAAAAAGGCCGATGCTGTCGCGCATTGCCTTGGAAAGTGCCAGCAGGGAAAAGCCGATATCGCAGGTTTCAATGACCGCACAACCGAACTTGACAAGCTGGGCAGGCAGCGGGTGCTCTGAGGGGCAATGGGGGGTGATGATGCCGGCCTGGCGGTTGCCTGCTGTTGCCAGAATCTGCTGGAAGCAGGTGCCGGAAAGTGTGCCGGTGGGCCGTACAATCAAGGCCCAGTCTGCGTCTGAGCGGGCAAGTGCACGGTTGACGGCAGGTACAAAACCGATGTTCCGCTCCATGGTTATGTAGAGCGCACGTTCCCCCAGATGATCGCAGAACTCCTCCAGCATCAACTCCGTGGTGCGGTCGCAGCCGTTGTTGATGATGATCATCCGGGCGATTGGCGAGCAGTCCAGGATGGAGACAAGGCAGGCCCGGGTCTCGGTCGGGCTGTTCCAGGCCGGAACAATGATGTCAAAAGTGGGAGTGGTCATAGTGCACTAATAGAAAGGGTGGGCATAACCCACCCTGAAGCGTCAATCAAAAAATGGAAATCAAGGAACGGGGATTTTTTGCTCGGGTGTAGAGGCAGTATGGCACAGAGGCATACGCACTCTGTACGCCACACGAGCCTCTCATGCCAGGGCCGCGCCTGAGCGGGAAACATGCCCTATGACGTTACGGCTACCCGCTTGAGCAGATTCAGCTCATCCAGCACCTTGCCGGAGCCCAGTACGACGCAGTCCAGCGGGTTTTCGGCAATCAGCACCGGTACCTTGGTGATCTCGCGCAGCAGCAGGTCCAGATTGCGCAGGCCTGCGCCGCCGCCGGCCAGGAAGATCCCCTTGTCCACAATATCGGCGGCCAGTTCCGGCGGGGTCCGCTCCAGGCATTGGCGTACGGTATCGACGATGGCGTTGACCGCCTCTTTCAGGGCGTCACGGATCTCGTCGGAGTTGATCTCGATCGTCTTGGGGATACCGGAAACCAGGTCACGTCCCTTGACCTCCATGGTCAGGACCTCCGGGCCGGGATAGGCCTCGCCGATCTCGATCTTGATCGCCTCAGCCATCCGCTCACCGATCTGCAGGTTGTACTTGCGCTTGATGTACTGGACAATCGCTTCATCCATCTTGTCGCCCCCCATCCTGGTGGACTGGGAGTAGACGATGCCGGCCAGCGAGATTACCGCTACCTCGGTGGTGCCGCCGCCGATATCAACGATCATATTGCCGCTGGCCTCGGTAATCGGCAAGCCGGCACCGATGGCGGCTGCCATCGGCTCTTCAATCAGGTAGACCTCGCGGGCACCGGCAGACTCGGCCGATTCCTTGACGGCCCGCTTTTCCACCTGGGTGATGCCGGAGGGAACGCAGATCACGATCCGGGGACGGACCAGGGTCTTGCGGTTGTGCACCTTGTGGATGAAGTAGCGCAGCATCTCTTCGGTGATGTCGAAGTCGGCGATAACGCCGTCCTTCATCGGGCGGATGGCGGTGATGGAACCGGGGGTCCTGCCCAGCATCTGCTTGGCCTCCATCCCGACCTTCAGCACCTTCTGCTGGCCGGTGGGCATCTTCTGGACGGCAACCACCGAAGGCTCACGGACGACGATTCCTTTGCCCTTCAGGTAGACCAGGGTGTTGGCGGTGCCAAGGTCAATGGCCAGGTCGTTGGAAAACATCCCGAACAGTGAATCGAATATCTTGAACATGGGTGGAATTCCTTTCAGGAAAAATGGACTAAAAAAACTAGCAGAATAGGTAGGTTAATGCAAGGGAGAAAACAGGTGTAGTGTACGGCAACAGCGTGCTATCTCCTTGACTTTGCGTGGAGATGTCGGTACGTTACATAAATTTACCAGATGAGCTGCGGAGAAAAGAGTATGGATTACAAAGCGACCCTGAACCTGCCCCAAACCGACTTTCCGATGAAGGCCAACCTGTACCAGCGTGAGCCGGAGCTGCTCAAGCGCTGGCAAGAGCTGAACCTGTACGGAATGATTGAGGAGGCCGGCAAGGATAAGCCGGTCTATATGCTGCATGACGGCCCTCCATATGCCAACGGCCATACCCATATCGGCCACGCCCTGAACAAGACCCTGAAGGACATTGTGCTGAAGGTCAAGCGGATGGAGGGGTTCCAGGCCCCCTATGTGCCGGGCTGGGACTGTCACGGCCTGCCGATTGAGCTGCAGGTGGAGAAAAACCTGGGGTCAAAGAAACACCAGATGACCAAGGCCGAGATGCGCAAGGAATGCCGTGTCTATGCCAAAAAGTTTATCGATATCCAGAAAGAGGAGTTCAAGCGTCTGGGGGTGCTGGGGGACTGGGATAATCCCTACATGACCATGACCAATGAATACGAAGGACTGACCGCTGCCGAGCTGGCCAAGTTTGCCCACAACGGCGGGCTGTACCGGGGCAAGAAACCGGTACACTGGTGTTCTTCCTGTGTGACCGCCCTGGC includes these proteins:
- the gmhA gene encoding D-sedoheptulose 7-phosphate isomerase; translated protein: MQSFITKQLQEHLALFQKMEAELTAPVAELAERLIETFKIGNKLLIMGNGGSAADAQHFAGEIVSRFRIERPGLPAIALSTDTSIITAIGNDYGYERIFSRQVEALAVPGDAVIGISTSGNSPNVQKALEVARQAGCTTIGLLGKDGGSIKAVCDIPLIIPSNDTPRVQEGHITVIHILCDLIEQGLFGIFAGEGR
- a CDS encoding glycosyltransferase — translated: MTTPTFDIIVPAWNSPTETRACLVSILDCSPIARMIIINNGCDRTTELMLEEFCDHLGERALYITMERNIGFVPAVNRALARSDADWALIVRPTGTLSGTCFQQILATAGNRQAGIITPHCPSEHPLPAQLVKFGCAVIETCDIGFSLLALSKAMRDSIGLFDEELDSGPWCLRDYRHRADAHGFRTCLLPGVTSDAEPATIFGSRERRRKQEEAAITTFRQRWGEQQHVAIYLPKDTEEAHLHALLEQLLAAARRGHRLELFLHRRQYLSALQHGAACLHCGVTIHRLSLLSPLRSLTRGMAALLKQHPGLQPVCGLDGIPFPGYDTALPATTLTHLAHP
- a CDS encoding rod shape-determining protein; this translates as MFKIFDSLFGMFSNDLAIDLGTANTLVYLKGKGIVVREPSVVAVQKMPTGQQKVLKVGMEAKQMLGRTPGSITAIRPMKDGVIADFDITEEMLRYFIHKVHNRKTLVRPRIVICVPSGITQVEKRAVKESAESAGAREVYLIEEPMAAAIGAGLPITEASGNMIVDIGGGTTEVAVISLAGIVYSQSTRMGGDKMDEAIVQYIKRKYNLQIGERMAEAIKIEIGEAYPGPEVLTMEVKGRDLVSGIPKTIEINSDEIRDALKEAVNAIVDTVRQCLERTPPELAADIVDKGIFLAGGGAGLRNLDLLLREITKVPVLIAENPLDCVVLGSGKVLDELNLLKRVAVTS